The sequence TGGCATTGATGATCACTTTTTTGGCCAGTTCCCAGTCGGCATCTTCAGCGACATAGGCGAAATTGTTTCCCCTTCCACTTACCAGTACGGCACATTGAGCATGTTCTTTTACAAAAGCAATCAACCTTTCGCCACCTCTCGGCACGATAAGGTCAAGCTTTTCGGATGGATTTTTCAAGAACGCTTGGGTTTGCTCCCTGTTTAGGGTAAACAGCTCGATCCAATCTTTGCTAAGCCCATTTTCCTCAAGGGCTTCATGCCAGCATTCCACCAAAACTTTATTGGAATTTACGGCTTCTTTTCCTCCTTTGAGAAGGATTTTACTGTTGGCTTTAAAAGCCAAAACAGCTGCTTCGATGGTCACATCCGGACGGGATTCATAGATGATCATAATGGTCCCAAATGGAGCTGTTTTGTTCGTGATATCCAGCCCATTGGCCAAGGTTCGCTTGGAAATTTCCTTACCTACGGGATCATCTTGGTCTTTGACCTCTTGGACCGCTTGGATCATGCCATCTATTTTGGCGTCATTCACGACCAGTCTGTCATAGAGTGCTTGATCATCACGCTGGAATGCATCGAGATCTGCTTTATTGGCGGTCAGAATTTTCTCACGGTTTTTATCAATGATCTTGATCATTGATGCCAACACGTCGTTTTTTTTCTGTGTGCTTAATATTTTCATGTCAAATGATTTCTTTTTATGGTGTTTAGGGTTTCTGGATTACGATACGATCGGCAAAAAGATACCGTTTCGTATTTTAATCGTCCGAAACCTTGGTGCCCACCTCTTTGCCATCGACGATGTCGAGAATCATATTGTCGACATTACCATTGGCGATATAAGTGGGGATATTTTTTCTGGCGGCCTCTTTGGCTACATTGAGCTTAGATTTCATGCCGCCTCTACCTTCTGCTTCACCTTTCGTAGATTCCTGAATGAAGTGTTCTACTTTTTCATCCGTACCCACATGGGCGATCCTTTCGGTGTTTTCGTCATCAGGATGACCGTTATAGAGTCCATCTGTATCGGTCAGCAGGATAAGCATGTCCGCTTTGGTCAATTCAGCCACCAAACTGGCCAATTCATCATTGTCCGTAAAGGTGGACATGGAGAGCGAAACGGCATCATCTTCATTTGCGATCGGAATGATTCCTTCAGAAAGGAGTCCTTCGTAGCAATTGATCATGTTTTCACGGTGTTTTCCGGGATCAAAGTCCCTTTTGGTGGCCAAGACCTGCGCACACCGCATACCGTAATCTTGAAAGATATTGTAATAATGCCTCATCATTCGAGGCTGACCCACGGCAGAGAAGACTTGTCTTCGGATGATTTTATCTTTGATGCCTACTTTGCTGCCGAGGACTTCCTTACCAGCGATGACGGAACCAGAAGAGACCAGGACAGACATGATGCCGCGTTCATAAAGGATGGCGATTTGATCGACCATTTTCCTTAAGACAGTATTGACGATACGGTTATCCCTGTTGGTCATCACATTGGTTCCTACCTTTATGACGATCCTTTTTGGTCCTTCGTTATTATCCATTTTGGTATTCTTTTCCAAGTTCAACAGCTCTGTTAAATGCAGCGTAAGCAGCTTCTTTGATCATCTCCTTGACATTATTGTCATCCATGGAGTCCAATGCTGCTCTGGTGGTTCCACCTTTGGAAGCTACTCGGTTCATCCATGCTTCTGGATCCAGATCGGAAGAACTAAACAATTCTACTGCCCCGGCAAAGGTTTGCTCTACCAAGACCCTGGAGTCGTGCTTGGAGAAGCCCATTTTTAGAGCCGCTTCCAACATGGATTGCATGAAATAGAAGATATAGGCTGGTCCACTTCCAGAAATACCCGTGGAAGCATCAATATCATTTTCGGTATCGAGTCTAACAGAACGTCCGGTAGTATCCAGCAGGTTTTCTATGGTGGACAATTCCAATCTTGAAACCTCATCTGATGCTGTAAAGGAAGTCAATCCTTTGCCTACTTGGGCTGGGAGGTTTGGCATTGCCCTAACCACCTTTTTCCTATTAAGTCCTTCTTGAATAGCTGCTATGGTCACCCCAGCCATCAAGGAAATGAAGATCTGCCCTTCGGAGGTCAAATCCTTCATGGTTTCCATCAATGCATTTGCATGATACGGTTTTACAGCAATAAAAATCACATCCGCTGCTGGAACGCAGTCCTCAAGCTTTTCAAACACAGCAAAGTGACTTCTTTTTCTCAGCTCTTCTGTTTTTTCTTTAGAGTTGTCAAGGATCATAAGATCCTTATCTTTTAAAAATTTTGAGTTTGCGATAGCTTCAGCGTAGGTTAATCCCATGTTTCCACCACCGATTACAAGAACTTTCATATTTTTTAGAAAGGTTTTTTATTTAAGAACAGGGACTATCCCTGTCAGTCTTCTATGCCCTGTATGCCACAATCATCGTGCAGGGATCATAATTTACGAAAAAAGTTAATGACTACCGCTAAATAATTGTTAAATCAGCATGAATGGCATAGTTTAATTGAGAAAAAACTGCAGTTATTATTTTATTTTGGGATTATATCTAAAAGGTTTTGTACTGAACAGGGAAGTATGGCAGGACTGTAAATTCGTCAGTGCTCTCAGACAAATGGCAGAAAGAAAGGATAAACTTACGGACATTATGTCATTTGTAGAGGAGAATGGTAATTAACGGCTAGTAATTATCCAAGGAATGGGCTGTTGGTTTATTGGGTCCCCTCTATAATGATAAGGTTAAACGTGCAGACACAAGATGAATCGTCAAAGCCTGCGCGGGAGGTTACTGTTGGCCACGTTCGGTAAAATCCGCTATGTGATAGGATTCCAGTAAGACTACCACGACTCATCTCCTAAAGTAGAAATAATGCGTATTCCTCCTATCAAGGCTATAGCCAATCGCCGGGCTACACATGAATAACTGAGGGAGCGTTTATGTTCCTGATGTCCGCCATACTGCCTTTTGCGATCCCCTGAATCAGGTAAAGGACGGAGCTATTAAGGATAAAAACTTAGCCCCACCTTTAAGTCAATCCTTAAAAGGCCTTCTTCATTACCTGCATCCAAATCAATGGTCTGTTTGTTTCTCCCTTTTTCTATCGTAATTTTTTCGATCACACCTGAGGTGACCGATAATCCCAGTCCGAGTGCTAAGTTTTCGGATAGCCCAATGTCATAAGTAGCATCCAACATAGCACCTAAAGTGGCTCCCTTTAATGTGAAATCGCCATTTGAATGAGAATAGGCCTGGTCTTTATAGCTCAGGTATCCAAATGAACCTCCTAGCAAAAAGGAGTTATTGTTTCCGCTTGGCATTTTTGCATATAAGGTCGGTCCCAAAAAGGAAATGGTAATGTCATCCATAAGGCTCTGGCTTTCACTTTTGGCGTGAAAGCTGCTATAGACCAGCCCTATGCCTGTCTCAGAAGGAAAAAAGTATTGCCCTTCCAATGTGATATGATATCCGTTTTTCAAGCCTCTTGCATAGCTGGTTCCTGCCAATGATTCATGCGTTTTGGATAACCTCCTGCCGTATCCACTACTAATGCCTAATCGCCAGGGCCTTTGTCGTGGGACGGATAGGGCTGGCTTCTGATTTTTTTTAGTATAGAATCCCTCCTCGAAGGTAGAAACCTTTTGGGGTGGCATCAATGTCTGGACGGTTTGACCATTTCTATCTAGGGTAAAATGAACAGTGCCATTTTCTATTGAAGTGATTTTACAAGAAATGGAATCCCCCTCACTGGTGACCAATAGGTCTTGGGCCTGTGTGAAAAAGGGAAATAAGCATAATAATCCCATTAATAAAGTTGTTCTCACGTAGTTTCTTTTCTGTTAAAACAAAAGTCAGGTAAAGATAAACTAAAATTTAATTCCACTTTTAAATGACCCTGGCAATTCAATATTATTTTGAGCCATAGTAATGATGAACAGGGGAGACCCTAAAGTGCAGGACTTAAAATCATTGTCCACTGTAGTTTCTGCGGGTTTAAATGAGGAGAGGTCCAATAGGCAAAAATGCATCATAATTTGATTGAAATGTATTTTTAAATGCCTTACAGGTGTTTCAAAATCAATCTGTTTTGATTAGATTTAGATGACCTGACTTTTGAGCCAACATGCACCATAAATCATTCTTTTTTACGGGGTTATTCTGTTTGTTATTTCCTTTTGTCCTGTTTGCCCAACAGCACGGGGAGAGTCCTCGGCCAAAGATTGGCTTGGTGCTCAGCGGAGGAGGTGCCAAGGGAATTGCCCATGTTGGTGTGATCAAGGCCATGGAAGAGGCAGGACTGCGGCCGGATTATATTGTGGGCACCAGCATGGGGGCAGTCATCGGTGGTCTTTATGCGATAGGGTATAATGCAGATGAGTTGGAGTCGATCGTGCTTAAGGCTGATTGGGACCTGATTGTTTCCAATAGGGTGAGCTTTAATACCATCGCTTTTGAAGAAAAAGAATATTATAACCGGTATGTGTTTGAGCTTCCGGTCATCAAGGGTAAAATTGCGGTACCTGCTGGCCTCATAGAGGGACAGAAGCTGACAGAAACCTTGCACTATTATACCTGGCCGTCTATTCAGTATCAAGATTTTGATGCGTTTCCCATTCCTTTTCGCTGCGTGACCACAGACCTAAAGACCGGTAAGGGAATCGTCATTGAGTCTGGTTATTTGGCAGATGCGTTGCGATCAAGCATTGCTATCCCTTCTGCTTTTACTCCTTTCGAATTGGACAGTACCCTTGTGGTGGATGGGGGGGTGGTCAATAATTTTCCGGTAGATGTGGCCCAAGACATGGGAGCAGATATTATCATTGGCGTCAATGTGGGCGAGGAGGATTTTTTGGATCCCAAAGAACTGGACTCCTTTTCCAGCATCCTTATGCAAATTGCCATGGCCAGCTCCTACCGGAAATTATCTACGAATATTTCCGGTTGTGATATCTACATCAAACCAGACTTAAAAGATTACAATACGGCTAGTTTTAGCAGTTTTAAAGAAATCCTTCAGTTGGGGCATCAAGCGGGGGAAGAAAATTTCCCTGTTTTTAAACAGCTGGCTGACAGCTTGGATTCGCACCGAAAGAGTGCTGGGATAGGCCTTGGGGTCCAGCCGGTGCGGATCAGTAACATTTCCATAACGGGTAATCGGCTTTTTTCAGATGAGCTCATCCGGTCAAAATTAGGCATAAGCCCAAAGGATACCGTTACGCGTGAAGATGTGCAGTCCGGGGTAGATCGGGTTTTTGGGGTAAATGGCTTCCGAAAGGTGGATTATAACCTTAAGCCTGATGGGGCCGGGGAGTATGAGCTGTTTCTAAAGGCCAAAGAAAAACACAATACCATTTTGCGCGGAGCATTTCACTATGATAATTTATTTTCTGCAGGGATATTGCTTAACCTTACCGTTCGTGATCTTTTAGGAAAACCTTCAAGAACGGTGGGGATATTGGATGTTTCCCAAAATCCGAAGTTTAGGCTGGACCATTATAAGTACCTTGGAAGTAACAAAAAGTTTGCTCTAAACCTCCGTTACAATTACCTCTTTCAGCAGATTCCGGAGTACGAGGATGGCGTCAGGCAAGATCTCTTTCTAAACCGTGAAACCCATATAGGAGCGAATATCCTGACGACGCATTCGCTGAAACAAAGTTTTTGGTTTGGGGGCTTTTATGAACGGTCCAGGGCGCAGTCAAGCTTTAATATCTCCATTCCCTCTGAAATCCGTGGCGCCTACTATACCTACATGGGGGTGAGGTTTATGCATACTCGAAATTCACTCAATGACAGGAATTATCCTACCAAAGGAGCGGAAACGATTTTCGAGGGGTTGTTTCGGGCGTATAGCGATTACCGGATAAAACTACGTCCAGGTGTGGATACCTTGACCCTAGGGCAGGGTGGTGAGACGGTCAAAATCCCGAAGGAGGTTTTGGATGAGACACTGGAAGGCATTACTCCGAGTGGTTTTGTATCGTTGTATTTTAATTATGTCAAATATTTTCCCATAAACGATCACTTTCAGGTAAGCCCTACGATAGCCATGGGCCTTACTTTGTCCGGCCAAGGAGATGATTATAGTTATAGTGAATTCACCCTTGGTGGGTACCAGCGGGTAGATTTTAACGATACTCCGATATGGGGGCTGAATTATGCGGAATTGACTGCGGAAAATTTCGGGAAACTAGGCGTCAATTTCCAATGGCTTCCAACCAAGAAACTGTATTTAAGAATGGGGACTAACCTCCTTGGACACGGCTACCATTCTCCCTTGGGAGACGGGGATGGTGTCGATTTTGATGAATTTTTCGAGGATAGATTGATTTGGGGATACGGTATTGATTTAACGCTGGATTCTTTCCTGGGGCCGATCACCGGAGGGCTTTCTTCCAATGCTAAAGACGGTGTGATCCGGCCATACCTTTCCATTGGGTTTTCATTTAACTATTCCGACCGGTAGTCTTTTTCCCAATTTTTAGATGAAGGAACATCTATCTCTATGGGGGTTGCTAGTAAGTCTGTTAACGGCATATTCTGCTTTGCTTGCTACTCGTACGGTATGGCCGCAGGGAAAAGTTTTATGGAAGTATATTCTTGGTAGTGTTTGATCAGGTTTCTGACCAGTGGATTGGTACAATTGGATAATTCAAATCCAGTGGAAAAATGGATGTTGATTTTCCGGAGTCGCTCCAGACTTCTGATCGTGATGATGTCTTTGAGATTTTGTGGGTCAAAATCCATGAGGGTGACCTCTTTTAGGTTTTCCAATGAGAAGATCACGTTATAGTCTTCGGTTCGGTTGGCGTGTTCAATGGTAAGTTGACGGAGAGCAGGGAGATCCTTGATGGATAAATGCTCCTTTGGCCACCTACATTTTGGGCCTTTTCCTATTTTTAACGCTTGGAGTTGTGGCAAAGCGGCTAATTCATTGAATTCTGTTTCGGTGCTTATTTCTCCTTTGATCTCCAAACTGGCAAGTTCTTTCAACATACCAATACCTTCCAAGCGGTTGTTTTTGAAATGAGCCAGCGGTTCAAGACTGAGGGAAAGCTGCGTGGTATGTCGAAAGTGGGCGGGCGAGAAGCCCTGTTGGTAAAGACGCTTCTGGATAGTAGCGGACAGACTGAGCCAATCTGGTTCAAAGGCCTTAAATCCTGTTTTTTTCAAGATCAGTAAGGTGGTTTCAAGTTTATTGAGCTGGATCTCCATTTCCGGTATCATTTCATAGAGTTCTTTCAGGAAATCTTTTGCAGGGAGCAATCGGGCAAAAGGTGTGTTTGGAGTGTGGATATAAAAGCTGTTTTGTCCTGACCTTACATTAAGGTAGCTGCTTAGTTTTTCATAGATCGCCGAGACATTATTGGATAATGATGGAATGGGAGTGTTTTTTGGGATTATGTGTGATAATCTTTTGGCTTTCTTCTGAAGAAGGCTAGCCTTTATAGTGGTTTCTGCTCCTCCCGGTAGGTCTTGGAGCAATTCCAACCCTACAGTGTGTAGCTGATTTTCAGTGTGATTGGAGAGTTGTTCTTCAATCCAATCACAAACAGATGTTCCGAACACAGTTAATTTCATAACCCTAAACAGTTAAGTTAAAAGAAATACTTTACGGGAAGTCGGTAAGGTCGCTGAATATAAATGCAGTTGATGTCAAAAAAGACTCTAAATCATTAACTACATAAATATTTGTTTCAACGATATAAATTTACGCATAAAATTATAGTAAAATGAAAAGAGGAGTTGTAAACGTTATAGAGTAGTAAGTTTATGTTTTGCAATGTCAAGAAATGGTCACCCATCTATCAGGAAATCATAAATGGTTTAGGCGTGAAGCAAAGGATGAAAATAAGGATCGCCAGCCAGCCTAGGATTTTTCGGCCGGTACTCAGTTTGGCGGTATCTCGGACCGGTGGATGCTCAAGTCCCAAGACTCTGCCCAAAATAAAAGCGTACAATAGCCATCCTTCGTATCCTTCCAGATGGGGAAAGAAGAAGAGCAAGGTATACTGTAAAGCAACGATGGTAACGGCAAGGGCGAGTTTTGTTTGGGCCTTGAATATGGATTTTTGAAAGCAGATATAGATAAATCCCACGTATAGTGGCAATGCGATGAGCAAGTAGCTGGAGTCCATGTAAGGATTTACCACTCCCAATCCCGCAAAGAATATAAAGGCAATATAAAAAACATGGGAGATCGGTTTGTGATATTTTGGGAACAGGCCGAATATAATGTGTCCTCCATCCAACTGTCCTATGGGAAGGAGGTTTAGGGCGGTAAAGAACAAGGCGAGATAGCCAGCAAATAGATAAGGGAAGTGGATGACTTCCATCATATTGGGCATTTTGTCAGGATCAGCCAGCGTTTTTTCCATGGCATAGAAGAGGAGGTTTTGGCCAAGTTCAATATTCAACACCCCTTCTTGGTCTGGGGAGTAATCTGGATCCAGGTATTCCGGGTGGATTTCGTAAATGAAGTCAGCTTCGGGAAGGTGGGTAAAGCCATAAAATAAAACCCCTAGTGCTACCAAAAAGCCTGCAATAGGGCCAGCCACACCAATGTCGAAAAACTTCCGCCTGCTATTGACGAAAGTTTTCATTTTAATAACAGCACCCATGGTGCCGATGGATGGCGCGCCGATAAAGCCAAACCAGAAAGGGATGAAGAATGGTAATGAGGCTTTGACATTATGCTTGATGGAGGTAAACAGGTGTCCTAGTTCATGGATGAGCAAAATCCCAATAAAGGGAATAGAGAATGTCATGGACTGAAGAAAGTAATTCCATGTCAGCGGTTTTTCACTGGATATCACACTTCTTCCGAAGAGCCATTCTCCTCCTGCCAATGTCGTACAAATGAAGGTTAGGATGAAAAATAATGTATGTTTTAAGTACTCTTTTTTAGTGTACATCCGAGAAATAATCCATTAATGCATTTGGGTGATTGATATGGACTGTGCGCAGCCCCACTTTTTCGGCTCCAATTAAGTTGGGAGCCGTATCATCGAAAAATACACCTTTTTCGGCTGGCATCCCTATTTTTTCCAGCACTTTTTCATAAATGACTGTGTCCGGTTTTCGGCAGCCCATTTCATGGCTTAAAAAAAGGTGGTCGAATAGTCCAGAGAAGCTTGTTTCTCCCGTGTCTGCCAGCAAAATTTCCTCCACCCTTTTGAAGTGGATACTATTGGTATTGGAGAGCATGTACACCGGATGTGTCTTTCGGAGGTCTTTTAGGAGCTTGATTTTTTGTAGCGGGATGTTTTTCAGCATTCCATTCCAAATTTGATCGATTTCCTGATCAGACCATTGTTGGTTAAACGTTTTTCTGATTTCATTCCTAAAGACAACATCGCTAATCTCTCCCTTCTCAAAAGCGTGGTGCACTGGGTGTGCCATGAAGTCTATAGACTGATGGTTACCATTGCTTTCCAGTAACTTTCCTAATTGGTTGACGGTAAAGGGAATGTCCAAGTCAATGATGACACCTACAAGGTCAAATACAAAAAAATCGATGTTTTTATCTATTTTCATAAGGGCAATTGTTGTTGTTTTGGAATCAAATATGTAACATTGCAGTCCCAAAAGCAAGGAAAAATGTTTGAAGCTTCCAAGAGGTTAAAGACATGAGGTTTTTACGGAAAACCAGACCAAAAGATTTGCTTTATCGGGCCTATAGCTCAGCTGGTTAGAGCACTTGACTCATAATCAAGGGGTCCCTGGTTCGAGCCCAGGTGGGCCCACTGAAAATCAGCCACTTACGATTAAAAATTGTAAGTGGCTTTTTTATTTGCACACGATTTGCACACAAAATAGGGTCAAAAAATATTTTTAAATTTTCTTAAAACTCCTGTCCTTGAGGCGACCATTTTGGTGATACCTCACTCCTCTTAACTTGGATGCTGTTGGTTTGGAAGTAACCCACTCCATGATTTCATCTTTGATAAAATAGAGTTTTCCGGCCTTCTTATAATAAGGAATTTGACCTTTGGAAACATAACTATAGATGGTCTGTTTTTTAAGCTCTAGAAGCTCACAGATTTTGTTTAGTGTAAGAACCTGACTATCGGTCTGATTCGTCAATTCTGTACCTTGTATAGCCTCTAAAATAAGCTTGTTTTGTTCTATAAGGTGGGTAACGGCTTGAGGTAGGTCTTCGAATTTTAGATCCATAGAATATTATATTTTTGGGGAAGGCGGATAGTGCAAATTTTATGATTGAAAAATTCACCAGTTCAACAGTAGTAGGGTGAATTTTTCAGGGTAATATAAAAATGGCAATTCAGAAATAATCACACTGGGATCAGTGGAATGGAATTCGATATTATCCAAAATCAATTTGATAGGGTGCAACAATAATTAGGATGGACCTAGGCTTAATTTATTTGACTGATTTTAAGTTTAAAAAAATAAAACACTTATATCTATAATGTTACGTTTTTCCCAATAAACTTTTTAGATGAAAAGTTGCATAAAAACATTATTCCATTCTACTTTTTTCCAATCAATTTCAATTTTAATGTTTTTCACGCACCATTGTCTAAGTTCATCAACATCTACCTCACCAGGGCTAAAATCCCATTTACAAATACCATTAATCAGGAAATTTAATTTATCCCCATTAACAAGAAACCACTCAATTATCCGGTTCGTTTCACTATTTTTTAGTTCTAAAGCAACAGTTTTAGCAAGATTTTTAAACCTTTCAAATTCAATAGGGTGGTGATCAGGAGAATAAAGTATGTCTACTACCGAATTGATGTTCATTATCTCAACGAAATCACCATGTGTTTCTTCTTTAAACTCCTTAGTAAGCCATGGTAGAATAAAATAATGGCAACCATTAGTATTATTATTAATTTCCTTCCCATGCCTAATTACTCTATTAGGAGAGAAAACCCAATCTTTTTTACTGTCCAGAGTGATAAAAATTGCATTTTTTGATTCACGCAACTTACAGTTTTCAATAACTTCCCTCCAGATCATTAAATCTCCAAATTTATTTTCTGTTTTTGATTCATCTTCAAAACCAGGTGGTATTCTATGATTGTATCTGAACTCATTATATTCTAAGTTTTTAACTAATTCTGAAATGTTGCAGTTACTTTGAGCATTTTCCACTAATTTCTCTATAAAGCTTCTTCTTTTTTCATTCTTATAGTTGTTCTTATGTGTCAAAAGGTTGATCTTTTGTCTTAAAGATTCAGTTTCGGATTTTATTTCGGACATGAAATTATGCTTATTAGTAAATCCATTCCTTTTTGAAAATTCATTATCTGCTATTAAAAGCCCCATCTCTTCAAGATAAGAAATCTCTTTTTCAAGGGATCGTAACCTCTTCTTAAATGGGTAAAATACATGTTCAGAATAATTGTTCAACAATGAATTATATTCATGAATTACCCAATTTGGAATAACTAACCTTTTGTTAGATATTAGGTTACCTAAAAATATTTTAAGTTCTTTAAATGATTCTGTGTTTAATCGATAAATCCAGATTAAAATGTTTGTATCTAAAAAGACAAGATCATTTCCATCTCCCGTTAGAAGTATTCTAGAAACAATTGATTGGCGCTTATCATGATCTACGATTTCAGGAATTACTTTCATTTTATTTTAAAAAAAGATTTCTACAATTAATATACTGCTAAAGATTATTTGATATATCATATTTACTTTTTTTTAAATTCACACCATCCGTACCACCGATTTGTACAACAATAAATTAATGTTTACCTACGGACTTAAATATGTTCAGCTATTCTCTTCCCATAATTGCTTAGTTTCTATTGTATTGCATTTTAATTTTTTCAAGTCCATTATATAATTTAGTTATTTTTGGATATAGCTTTTGTGTCATATATTCATCAAAACCTCTTTCAAAACCATGTTTTAATATGGTTTCACTAAATTCTTTGTTTAATTTATCTATTAATTTACCCTTTCTTTTTGTGATAATTTTTCCTTTGTCAGTAATTCGTTTTTCGTAGTGATTTTGAAAAATATGAGAACAACTGTGTCTTTTGTATTCTATAAATTCAAATTCAGACTCAGAGAAGAGTAATTTCAAAATTTTAAGTCCACCTATAAGTTCCGAGTAAAATTCTTTCTTCTCATGATTTTCACTGTTTTGTAGAGATTCAAATACTTTTTTTGAGTATTCCAATCCTGCAGTTACTAACTCATAAAAAACCACATAAAATGAACTTTGGTAGATTGAATCATATTCTTTATTCAACTCACTATTCAAGTAGAAAAACTTTCTTAACCATTGACCAAATAATTCCTCATTTGCATGAGTTTGCAAAATATAGTCAAGCTTTAATCTTTCATACTCGATTTTATTCATTATTCCGTTTTTGTCAAATCCAATACGCAACTAAAATGAGTGAGGGCCATGAGGAAGGATTTCTGAGGCTTACTTGTTGTAGATTTGATTGTGTCAGCCTAAGATAATATTTTTTGAGATATCCAGTTCTTAAGCTCTTTTGGATTTAATTTATTTCCTGATAGATATTCATTGACAGTCAAGTAGCCCCAAAACTCACCATTTATATATATTTTAGGAGGTGTTGTAGAGTATTCATTGAAAGGGCTTTGTGAAGAATATGTTCCCCCATAGGTTCCATATTCATTAAAAATTGATGTAGTTGAATATTGGCTACCAAAGTTTCCATATTTATTTAATACAGACTCACTATCATATTCATTTGATGTTAACTTTCCTAAGAAAGTACCATCATCAGCTTCCAAATAAGAATCCTGCCTATTAAACTCAGATTCGAAGTTAGAATTACTTCTTAATCTTAATATGCCACTTGGATCTGT comes from Echinicola vietnamensis DSM 17526 and encodes:
- a CDS encoding glutamate-5-semialdehyde dehydrogenase, whose amino-acid sequence is MKILSTQKKNDVLASMIKIIDKNREKILTANKADLDAFQRDDQALYDRLVVNDAKIDGMIQAVQEVKDQDDPVGKEISKRTLANGLDITNKTAPFGTIMIIYESRPDVTIEAAVLAFKANSKILLKGGKEAVNSNKVLVECWHEALEENGLSKDWIELFTLNREQTQAFLKNPSEKLDLIVPRGGERLIAFVKEHAQCAVLVSGRGNNFAYVAEDADWELAKKVIINAKTNKISGCNALDKILVDEKLPDFESKLADLAKSLASYKVELVAEKELVPAIEGAKEVPSEDTWYEEFLALKALIGKVNGLDEAIAKINKYSGGHSATILTTDKDKAATFMEQVDSAAVYHNASTRFTDGGQMGVGAELAISTDKLHHRGPLGLEQLVTNKYYVFGSGQIRD
- the proB gene encoding glutamate 5-kinase, encoding MDNNEGPKRIVIKVGTNVMTNRDNRIVNTVLRKMVDQIAILYERGIMSVLVSSGSVIAGKEVLGSKVGIKDKIIRRQVFSAVGQPRMMRHYYNIFQDYGMRCAQVLATKRDFDPGKHRENMINCYEGLLSEGIIPIANEDDAVSLSMSTFTDNDELASLVAELTKADMLILLTDTDGLYNGHPDDENTERIAHVGTDEKVEHFIQESTKGEAEGRGGMKSKLNVAKEAARKNIPTYIANGNVDNMILDIVDGKEVGTKVSDD
- the proC gene encoding pyrroline-5-carboxylate reductase, whose protein sequence is MKVLVIGGGNMGLTYAEAIANSKFLKDKDLMILDNSKEKTEELRKRSHFAVFEKLEDCVPAADVIFIAVKPYHANALMETMKDLTSEGQIFISLMAGVTIAAIQEGLNRKKVVRAMPNLPAQVGKGLTSFTASDEVSRLELSTIENLLDTTGRSVRLDTENDIDASTGISGSGPAYIFYFMQSMLEAALKMGFSKHDSRVLVEQTFAGAVELFSSSDLDPEAWMNRVASKGGTTRAALDSMDDNNVKEMIKEAAYAAFNRAVELGKEYQNG
- a CDS encoding autotransporter protein produces the protein MGLLCLFPFFTQAQDLLVTSEGDSISCKITSIENGTVHFTLDRNGQTVQTLMPPQKVSTFEEGFYTKKNQKPALSVPRQRPWRLGISSGYGRRLSKTHESLAGTSYARGLKNGYHITLEGQYFFPSETGIGLVYSSFHAKSESQSLMDDITISFLGPTLYAKMPSGNNNSFLLGGSFGYLSYKDQAYSHSNGDFTLKGATLGAMLDATYDIGLSENLALGLGLSVTSGVIEKITIEKGRNKQTIDLDAGNEEGLLRIDLKVGLSFYP
- a CDS encoding patatin-like phospholipase family protein, with the translated sequence MLFPFVLFAQQHGESPRPKIGLVLSGGGAKGIAHVGVIKAMEEAGLRPDYIVGTSMGAVIGGLYAIGYNADELESIVLKADWDLIVSNRVSFNTIAFEEKEYYNRYVFELPVIKGKIAVPAGLIEGQKLTETLHYYTWPSIQYQDFDAFPIPFRCVTTDLKTGKGIVIESGYLADALRSSIAIPSAFTPFELDSTLVVDGGVVNNFPVDVAQDMGADIIIGVNVGEEDFLDPKELDSFSSILMQIAMASSYRKLSTNISGCDIYIKPDLKDYNTASFSSFKEILQLGHQAGEENFPVFKQLADSLDSHRKSAGIGLGVQPVRISNISITGNRLFSDELIRSKLGISPKDTVTREDVQSGVDRVFGVNGFRKVDYNLKPDGAGEYELFLKAKEKHNTILRGAFHYDNLFSAGILLNLTVRDLLGKPSRTVGILDVSQNPKFRLDHYKYLGSNKKFALNLRYNYLFQQIPEYEDGVRQDLFLNRETHIGANILTTHSLKQSFWFGGFYERSRAQSSFNISIPSEIRGAYYTYMGVRFMHTRNSLNDRNYPTKGAETIFEGLFRAYSDYRIKLRPGVDTLTLGQGGETVKIPKEVLDETLEGITPSGFVSLYFNYVKYFPINDHFQVSPTIAMGLTLSGQGDDYSYSEFTLGGYQRVDFNDTPIWGLNYAELTAENFGKLGVNFQWLPTKKLYLRMGTNLLGHGYHSPLGDGDGVDFDEFFEDRLIWGYGIDLTLDSFLGPITGGLSSNAKDGVIRPYLSIGFSFNYSDR
- a CDS encoding site-2 protease family protein, with the protein product MYTKKEYLKHTLFFILTFICTTLAGGEWLFGRSVISSEKPLTWNYFLQSMTFSIPFIGILLIHELGHLFTSIKHNVKASLPFFIPFWFGFIGAPSIGTMGAVIKMKTFVNSRRKFFDIGVAGPIAGFLVALGVLFYGFTHLPEADFIYEIHPEYLDPDYSPDQEGVLNIELGQNLLFYAMEKTLADPDKMPNMMEVIHFPYLFAGYLALFFTALNLLPIGQLDGGHIIFGLFPKYHKPISHVFYIAFIFFAGLGVVNPYMDSSYLLIALPLYVGFIYICFQKSIFKAQTKLALAVTIVALQYTLLFFFPHLEGYEGWLLYAFILGRVLGLEHPPVRDTAKLSTGRKILGWLAILIFILCFTPKPFMIS
- a CDS encoding HAD family hydrolase: MKIDKNIDFFVFDLVGVIIDLDIPFTVNQLGKLLESNGNHQSIDFMAHPVHHAFEKGEISDVVFRNEIRKTFNQQWSDQEIDQIWNGMLKNIPLQKIKLLKDLRKTHPVYMLSNTNSIHFKRVEEILLADTGETSFSGLFDHLFLSHEMGCRKPDTVIYEKVLEKIGMPAEKGVFFDDTAPNLIGAEKVGLRTVHINHPNALMDYFSDVH
- a CDS encoding helix-turn-helix domain-containing protein, giving the protein MDLKFEDLPQAVTHLIEQNKLILEAIQGTELTNQTDSQVLTLNKICELLELKKQTIYSYVSKGQIPYYKKAGKLYFIKDEIMEWVTSKPTASKLRGVRYHQNGRLKDRSFKKI